In a genomic window of Aeromicrobium panaciterrae:
- a CDS encoding DUF3566 domain-containing protein: MNDERQEPDSVPGSGAGDAATSQAIPRLPKPVKKIAPKKKPGLKQAEAATDESSDDVATDEDSTDETETTEAPAVNSMGSETDKGRAREIAAAEAKIAPTKAEKPRRIEPVKPTRPLTAADYARTTTPSPATTSVIPAVKDEPLAAAPAAAPAVASNRQASLRLNHIEPWSVARIAFAVSVAMMIVGVVAMTIFWVVLNVAGVWDQVNEAVTSVLSDDSSSFDITDYLGFWRLIGLTLVLSAINVVLMTALATIGAHLYNLAAQVLGGVEVTFGEEN, encoded by the coding sequence GTGAACGACGAACGGCAAGAGCCAGACTCGGTCCCGGGTTCTGGTGCGGGGGACGCTGCCACGTCGCAAGCCATTCCGCGCCTGCCCAAACCCGTGAAGAAGATCGCTCCGAAGAAGAAGCCCGGACTCAAGCAGGCTGAGGCAGCAACCGACGAGTCGTCGGACGATGTAGCAACGGACGAAGATTCCACCGACGAGACCGAGACCACGGAGGCGCCTGCGGTGAACTCCATGGGCTCGGAGACCGACAAGGGTCGAGCTCGAGAGATCGCGGCCGCCGAAGCAAAGATCGCGCCCACCAAGGCCGAGAAGCCTCGTCGAATCGAACCGGTGAAGCCCACGCGGCCGTTGACCGCGGCGGACTACGCACGTACGACGACTCCGTCGCCGGCGACCACGTCCGTTATCCCCGCTGTGAAGGACGAGCCATTGGCTGCCGCACCGGCAGCGGCGCCAGCCGTTGCGTCCAATCGCCAGGCGAGCCTTCGCCTCAATCACATCGAGCCGTGGTCGGTAGCGCGCATCGCGTTCGCCGTCTCGGTGGCAATGATGATCGTTGGCGTGGTGGCCATGACGATCTTCTGGGTTGTTCTCAATGTTGCCGGTGTCTGGGACCAGGTCAACGAGGCAGTTACGTCGGTGCTCAGCGATGATTCGTCGAGCTTCGACATCACTGACTATCTCGGGTTCTGGCGCCTGATTGGCCTGACGTTGGTGCTGTCTGCGATCAACGTGGTGTTGATGACAGCACTCGCCACGATCGGTGCTCACCTCTACAACCTCGCGGCTCAAGTTCTCGGTGGCGTCGAGGTCACGTTCGGCGAGGAGAACTGA
- the gyrA gene encoding DNA gyrase subunit A has translation MTETTPPEHDRIEGVELQDEMQRSYIDYAMSVIVSRALPDVRDGLKPVHRRVLYAMFDGGYRPDRGFSKCSRIVGDVMGQYHPHGDTAIYDTLVRLAQPWVMRAPMIDGQGNFGSPGDDGAAAMRYTECRLAPIAMEMVRDINENTVDFRPNYDGRSQEPTVLPARIPNLLVNGSAGIAVGMATNIPPHNLIEVAEGAQWALANPKASKEELLAALLERIKGPDFPSDALIVGTKGIEDMYLTGRGSVMMRAIVSIEEDTKGRIQLVVTGLPYQVNPDNLMRKIAELVNTGRIQGISDLRDETSSRVGRRIVIEIRKDAVARVVLNNLYKHTELQTNFSANMLALVDDVPRTLTLDQFVSHWINHQIEVIQRRTQYRLDEAEARAHIFRGLAKALDALDEVIALIRRSPTVEEARAGLIKLLKIDELQANAILEMQLRRLAALERQKIMDELAALEEKIADFKDILAKPERQRSIVSEELAGIVDKFGTPRRSQIIPADGDLSDEDLIPDEEVVVTITKGGYAKRTKTDLYRVQNRGGKGVRGAALRGDDMVNHMFSTTSHHWILFFTTAGRVYRAKAYQLPEAGRDAKGGHVAGLLSFQPDEEIAQVLAIRDYESAPYLVLATRRGLVKKTRLTDYNSPRQAGVIAINFREDDDELIGAELVNPEDDLLLISRKAQSIRFKADDEQLRPMGRATSGVTGMKFRDGDAMLSMTVIRQENADQDEVPEEDQLYVFTVTDGGFAKKTRIDAYRQQGRGGLGIKAMQITDSRGELVGGLVLKDSDDVISVTAGGQVTRSLVAGVPVKGRDTMGVSFVKFKGDDRVVTIARNAELPSDETSTEEPSTDEEQSE, from the coding sequence GTGACTGAAACGACCCCTCCCGAGCACGACCGCATCGAAGGCGTTGAGCTGCAGGACGAGATGCAGCGCTCGTACATCGACTACGCGATGAGCGTTATCGTGTCGCGCGCTCTGCCCGACGTACGCGATGGCCTCAAGCCAGTGCACCGCCGCGTTCTCTACGCGATGTTCGACGGTGGCTACCGACCCGACCGCGGATTCTCCAAGTGTTCGCGCATCGTCGGTGACGTGATGGGTCAGTACCACCCGCACGGTGACACCGCGATTTACGACACCCTCGTACGTCTCGCCCAGCCGTGGGTGATGCGCGCACCGATGATCGACGGCCAGGGCAACTTCGGCTCACCGGGCGACGATGGCGCTGCCGCCATGCGTTACACCGAGTGCCGTCTCGCTCCCATCGCGATGGAGATGGTGCGTGACATCAACGAGAACACTGTTGATTTCCGTCCCAACTACGACGGACGCTCGCAGGAGCCGACAGTCCTGCCGGCCCGCATCCCCAACCTCCTGGTCAACGGCTCGGCCGGCATCGCTGTCGGCATGGCGACCAACATTCCGCCGCACAACCTGATCGAGGTTGCCGAAGGTGCGCAGTGGGCGCTCGCCAACCCCAAGGCCAGCAAGGAAGAACTTCTTGCGGCGCTGCTCGAGCGGATCAAGGGCCCCGACTTCCCGTCGGATGCTTTGATCGTCGGCACCAAGGGCATCGAAGACATGTACCTCACGGGCCGCGGTTCGGTCATGATGCGCGCCATCGTCTCAATCGAAGAAGACACCAAGGGCCGCATCCAGCTCGTTGTCACGGGACTGCCCTACCAGGTCAACCCGGACAACCTGATGCGCAAGATCGCCGAACTGGTCAACACCGGTCGCATCCAGGGCATCTCGGATCTGCGCGACGAGACGTCGTCGCGCGTCGGCCGTCGTATCGTGATCGAGATCCGCAAGGACGCCGTCGCACGCGTTGTGCTCAACAACCTCTACAAGCACACCGAGCTGCAGACCAACTTCAGCGCCAACATGCTGGCCCTGGTTGATGACGTGCCTCGTACGTTGACGCTCGATCAGTTCGTCAGCCACTGGATCAACCACCAGATCGAAGTCATCCAGCGGCGCACTCAGTACCGCCTCGACGAAGCTGAAGCACGCGCGCACATCTTCCGCGGTCTCGCGAAGGCACTCGATGCTCTCGATGAGGTCATCGCCTTGATTCGTCGCAGCCCGACGGTCGAAGAGGCACGCGCCGGACTCATCAAGCTGCTCAAGATCGACGAGCTCCAGGCCAACGCGATCCTCGAAATGCAGTTGCGCCGTCTTGCGGCCCTCGAGCGCCAGAAGATCATGGACGAACTGGCCGCCCTCGAAGAAAAGATCGCTGACTTCAAGGACATCCTGGCCAAGCCTGAACGTCAGCGCTCGATCGTGTCCGAGGAACTCGCCGGAATCGTCGACAAGTTCGGCACTCCTCGCCGCTCGCAGATCATCCCCGCCGATGGCGATCTGTCGGACGAGGACCTCATCCCCGATGAGGAAGTCGTCGTGACGATCACCAAGGGTGGCTACGCCAAGCGCACCAAGACCGACCTCTACCGAGTGCAAAATCGCGGTGGCAAGGGCGTACGTGGTGCCGCGCTGCGCGGCGACGACATGGTCAACCACATGTTCTCGACCACCAGCCACCACTGGATTCTGTTCTTCACCACGGCTGGGCGGGTCTATCGGGCCAAGGCCTACCAGCTGCCCGAAGCGGGCCGCGATGCGAAGGGTGGACACGTCGCCGGACTGTTGTCGTTCCAGCCCGACGAAGAGATCGCACAGGTACTCGCCATCCGTGACTACGAATCGGCGCCGTACCTCGTGCTCGCCACTCGTCGCGGTCTGGTCAAGAAGACCCGACTCACTGACTACAACAGCCCGCGCCAGGCCGGCGTCATCGCGATCAACTTCCGCGAGGACGACGACGAGCTGATCGGTGCCGAGCTGGTCAACCCCGAGGATGACCTGCTGCTGATCTCGCGCAAGGCTCAGTCGATCCGCTTCAAGGCCGACGACGAGCAGCTGCGTCCGATGGGCCGTGCAACCTCGGGTGTCACCGGCATGAAGTTCCGCGACGGTGACGCGATGCTCTCGATGACGGTGATCCGTCAGGAGAACGCAGACCAGGACGAAGTCCCCGAAGAGGACCAGCTGTACGTGTTCACGGTGACCGATGGTGGCTTCGCCAAGAAGACGCGCATCGACGCATACCGTCAGCAGGGACGTGGCGGACTCGGCATCAAGGCTATGCAGATCACCGACTCTCGCGGAGAGCTTGTCGGCGGTTTGGTGCTCAAGGACAGTGACGACGTCATCAGTGTCACGGCGGGTGGACAGGTCACCCGTAGTCTCGTAGCAGGTGTGCCTGTGAAGGGACGTGACACGATGGGGGTGAGTTTCGTCAAGTTCAAGGGGGATGACCGCGTCGTGACTATTGCACGCAACGCTGAGCTTCCGTCGGACGAGACCTCAACGGAGGAACCGTCGACTGACGAGGAGCAGAGCGAGTGA
- the gyrB gene encoding DNA topoisomerase (ATP-hydrolyzing) subunit B, translating into MSQTPDPEATYDASNIQVLEGLEAVRKRPGMYIGSTGERGLHHLVYEVVDNSVDEALAGYASHIKVIMQADGGIRVEDDGRGIPVDEHPEEKIPAVTLVLTSLHAGGKFGGGGYKVSGGLHGVGVSVVNALSTKLHVEIKRDGYRWTQSFTYGEPDAPLKRHEKTDETGTTTTFFASADIFDTVDYSYDTLKTRFREMAFLNKGLELVLRDDREHEGDDESADEIERDARFRYDKGLVDYVEHINVGSKSPIHRDIIALESEDESKGLSLEIAMQWNDSFIESVHTFANTINTHEGGTHEEGFRAALTTTVNKFATTQGLIKKATDNLSGEDIREGLTAIVSIKLEEPQFEGQTKTKLGNSEAKSYVQSVLNDELGAWFEQHPAEGKTIVRKSIDAATARMAARKARDLARNRKGLLGGGGLPGKLADCSSRDPEECEVFIVEGNSAGGSAKGGRDPRTQAILPLRGKILNVEKARIDKILQNAEVQAIISALGTGVHEDFDMAKLRYHKIVLMADADVDGQHISTLLLTLLFRFMKPLIDAGHVYLAQPPLYKIKWSNSPDELAYSDRERDALLESGATEGKRLPKEVGQQIQRYKGLGEMNDSELWDTTMDPANRILRQVTLEDAAMADEMFTILMGEDVEQRRAFIQRNAKDVRFLDI; encoded by the coding sequence GTGAGCCAAACTCCAGATCCTGAAGCAACATATGACGCCAGCAACATCCAGGTTCTCGAAGGACTGGAGGCCGTACGCAAGCGTCCCGGTATGTACATCGGCTCCACCGGTGAGCGAGGACTGCACCACTTGGTCTACGAAGTCGTCGACAACTCAGTCGATGAAGCACTCGCGGGCTACGCCAGTCACATCAAGGTCATCATGCAGGCCGACGGTGGAATCCGGGTCGAGGACGACGGTCGTGGCATCCCAGTTGATGAGCACCCGGAAGAAAAGATCCCGGCGGTGACACTCGTGCTCACCTCTTTGCACGCGGGCGGCAAGTTCGGCGGTGGCGGCTACAAGGTGTCGGGTGGTCTGCACGGCGTCGGCGTTTCGGTCGTCAACGCGCTGTCGACCAAGCTCCACGTCGAGATCAAGCGCGATGGCTACCGCTGGACCCAGTCGTTCACGTACGGCGAACCTGACGCGCCACTCAAGCGCCACGAAAAGACCGACGAGACCGGCACCACGACGACGTTCTTCGCCAGCGCCGACATCTTCGACACTGTCGACTACAGCTACGACACACTCAAGACGCGATTCCGAGAGATGGCGTTCCTCAACAAGGGCCTCGAGCTCGTGCTGCGCGACGACCGCGAGCACGAAGGTGATGACGAGTCGGCTGACGAGATCGAGCGTGATGCGAGGTTCCGCTACGACAAGGGACTGGTCGACTACGTCGAGCACATCAACGTTGGCAGCAAGTCACCGATCCACCGCGACATCATCGCGCTCGAGTCCGAGGACGAGTCCAAGGGACTGTCGCTTGAGATCGCGATGCAGTGGAACGACAGCTTCATCGAGTCGGTCCACACCTTCGCCAACACGATCAACACCCACGAGGGCGGAACGCACGAAGAAGGTTTCCGTGCGGCCCTGACCACGACGGTCAACAAGTTCGCCACCACCCAGGGTCTGATCAAGAAGGCGACCGACAACCTGTCGGGCGAGGACATCCGTGAAGGTCTTACGGCGATCGTCTCGATCAAGCTCGAAGAGCCACAGTTCGAAGGTCAGACCAAGACCAAGCTCGGCAACAGCGAGGCCAAGTCCTACGTACAGTCCGTCCTCAACGACGAGCTCGGCGCATGGTTCGAGCAGCACCCCGCCGAGGGCAAGACGATCGTCCGCAAGTCGATTGACGCGGCGACCGCTCGTATGGCGGCCCGCAAGGCTCGCGACCTGGCGCGCAACCGCAAGGGACTGCTCGGTGGTGGCGGACTTCCGGGCAAGCTCGCCGACTGCTCGTCGCGCGATCCCGAAGAGTGCGAAGTCTTCATCGTCGAGGGCAACTCGGCCGGTGGTTCCGCCAAGGGTGGCCGTGATCCTCGTACGCAGGCGATCCTCCCGTTGCGCGGCAAGATCCTGAACGTCGAGAAGGCGCGCATCGACAAGATCCTTCAGAACGCGGAGGTCCAGGCGATCATCTCGGCGCTCGGCACAGGCGTGCACGAAGACTTCGACATGGCCAAGCTTCGCTATCACAAGATCGTGCTGATGGCCGATGCTGACGTCGACGGCCAGCACATCTCGACGCTGCTGTTGACGCTGCTCTTCCGGTTTATGAAGCCGCTGATCGATGCCGGCCACGTCTACCTCGCGCAACCGCCGCTCTACAAGATCAAGTGGAGCAACTCCCCCGACGAGCTCGCCTACTCCGACCGCGAGCGCGATGCGCTGCTCGAGTCGGGTGCGACGGAGGGCAAGCGTCTTCCCAAGGAAGTCGGCCAGCAGATCCAGCGCTACAAGGGTCTTGGTGAGATGAACGACAGCGAGCTGTGGGACACCACGATGGACCCGGCCAACCGAATTCTGCGACAGGTGACGCTCGAGGACGCGGCGATGGCCGATGAGATGTTCACGATCCTGATGGGTGAGGACGTCGAGCAACGACGGGCCTTCATCCAGCGCAACGCCAAAGACGTACGTTTCCTCGACATCTAA
- a CDS encoding phosphatase PAP2 family protein, whose translation MSLTATRRDTTAAAVATAFVSVATLALLVRFALNSDRGQQWDDSAMRTVIAGRDAQLTLLSVLGYVSIGAILAVALACAVVALLRGQPRIGAAAAVVLVGANLTTQILKESVLERPDLGLGTLNSLPSGHTTVVASAVGAALLVAPGVFRPVVALAGGFATTLTGASTVVAGWHRPADVMAALAISLLWTAVVAAAIHGPRHPVRGTLVSAAAGCVGGLAFLVAVGVRPAYGWVGFTQASLVLGAVTAVTALFVVAAAAVSPSE comes from the coding sequence ATGTCCCTCACCGCAACCCGTCGCGACACCACAGCCGCAGCTGTGGCGACGGCGTTCGTCTCGGTTGCGACACTGGCATTGCTCGTACGGTTCGCGCTCAATTCTGACCGCGGCCAGCAGTGGGATGACTCCGCGATGCGAACCGTCATCGCGGGTCGCGACGCCCAACTGACTCTCCTCAGCGTGCTTGGGTACGTGTCGATCGGCGCGATTTTGGCTGTGGCCCTGGCGTGTGCCGTGGTCGCACTCTTGCGAGGTCAGCCGCGCATCGGCGCTGCCGCCGCGGTGGTGTTGGTCGGCGCGAACCTCACAACCCAGATTCTGAAGGAAAGCGTGCTCGAGCGACCCGACCTCGGCCTCGGCACTCTCAACAGCTTGCCGAGCGGTCACACGACTGTTGTCGCAAGCGCCGTTGGCGCCGCCTTGTTGGTGGCGCCGGGAGTGTTTCGCCCGGTCGTCGCCCTTGCTGGCGGTTTCGCCACAACACTCACGGGCGCATCCACCGTCGTCGCTGGCTGGCATCGCCCGGCCGATGTGATGGCGGCATTGGCGATCAGTCTGCTGTGGACTGCGGTGGTCGCGGCAGCCATCCACGGGCCGCGCCACCCAGTGCGCGGAACACTCGTCAGCGCCGCCGCCGGTTGCGTCGGGGGGCTCGCGTTCTTGGTGGCGGTCGGCGTACGCCCTGCCTACGGCTGGGTCGGGTTCACTCAGGCCTCACTCGTTCTTGGCGCCGTGACAGCCGTGACCGCATTATTCGTTGTCGCAGCCGCCGCCGTCTCACCCTCGGAGTAG